Proteins encoded together in one Oxalobacteraceae sp. CFBP 8761 window:
- a CDS encoding outer membrane beta-barrel protein — MSGTLQPFVTARIQHDDNLFRASDDESARSGARSDTYRSAGGGVRFERPVSRQLFSGVADFASVKFDRNSQLDYLRKDIRGDWQWFVASRFDGHVGGYYRQELASFADFDVVQRNLRISKRRYADGRWQFHPSWQLRGEVSKEENSYELASQRASDRVEDSWVAGVDYLARSGSTAGFQLRRLQGNYPNAVMAGGVGSLINGYVQDEAKINVLWMATGSTQVSFLGGWVKRKQESAFDRDDSGTNARMVINWSPASRVKVVAQGWREFTAIDGALIDSALTKGASALVTWEFSAKINGEVDWKTETREFTPYTGTAQVMASPLASDSRDTASVGLVYKPLRNITVKASVFRDQRNGSLAAGTNSYKANGASLSAVLQFH; from the coding sequence GTGTCGGGCACTCTGCAGCCGTTCGTCACTGCCCGTATACAACATGACGATAACCTGTTTCGCGCGTCGGACGATGAATCGGCACGGTCGGGTGCGCGTTCCGACACTTACCGGAGTGCCGGCGGTGGCGTGCGTTTTGAGCGTCCTGTCAGTCGTCAGTTGTTCAGCGGCGTTGCAGACTTCGCGTCCGTGAAATTTGATCGCAATAGCCAGCTGGACTATCTCCGCAAAGACATCCGCGGTGACTGGCAATGGTTCGTTGCATCACGTTTCGATGGCCATGTCGGCGGCTATTACCGGCAAGAGCTGGCGTCGTTTGCCGATTTTGACGTCGTCCAGCGCAATCTGCGGATCAGCAAGAGGCGTTATGCGGACGGTCGATGGCAGTTTCATCCGAGCTGGCAGTTGCGTGGTGAGGTCTCGAAAGAGGAGAACTCCTATGAGCTGGCCTCGCAGCGCGCCAGTGATCGCGTCGAGGATTCCTGGGTAGCAGGTGTGGACTATCTGGCGCGCAGTGGCAGTACAGCCGGGTTCCAGTTGCGCCGTTTGCAAGGAAATTATCCCAACGCGGTGATGGCTGGCGGCGTGGGCTCCTTGATCAATGGCTATGTCCAGGATGAGGCAAAGATCAACGTGCTGTGGATGGCGACAGGCAGCACGCAGGTCTCGTTTCTCGGCGGGTGGGTGAAACGCAAGCAAGAATCAGCGTTCGATCGTGATGACAGCGGGACGAATGCACGCATGGTTATCAACTGGTCACCAGCAAGTCGCGTGAAAGTCGTCGCCCAAGGCTGGCGTGAATTTACCGCCATTGACGGCGCCCTTATCGACAGCGCATTGACGAAGGGCGCGAGTGCGCTCGTGACCTGGGAATTCTCCGCAAAAATCAATGGTGAGGTGGATTGGAAGACCGAAACGCGCGAATTTACACCCTATACCGGGACGGCCCAGGTGATGGCGTCCCCGTTGGCTAGCGACAGCCGTGATACAGCCTCCGTGGGACTTGTCTACAAGCCGCTGCGTAACATCACGGTGAAGGCGAGTGTATTCCGCGACCAGCGCAATGGTAGTCTTGCAGCCGGCACGAACAGCTACAAGGCCAACGGCGCCTCGCTGAGCGCTGTCCTGCAATTTCATTGA
- a CDS encoding alpha/beta hydrolase, whose translation MKTQLAPCTSRRFAARVVPSLTAVLALSACGGDDDDAVAPPLATTPPVAIQPEPLRPQDGRTYAVIESNLPFNSMANAPETDRWWGVLNKAGYQIEVPKNWNGMLVMYAHGYGGTGPSLEVAPPALRRHLIGQGYAWAASSYSTNYYDVRAGVEDTNALALAFRDIAGKNGRTLAAPSKTYIIGNSMGGHVTAAAVDEENIETAINKIRYHGAVPMCGVLGDTELYDYFAAYQTAAMVEAGMPATRWPPADWASIGPQVRAKMFSSFPGGSTPTAPAVPTAQGLRLKQIVASLSGGTRPLFDYAYASAYQATVWGTFGRDGKMQGILLDDVVTTNDIFFQLDADPAISADEVAYNASIFRVPATSGANRLRRDGLRWVPKTNARITVPVVTIHTLGDLYVPFKMEQIYKRRADALGTSNLLVQRAIRGIAHCDFTIAEQASAFDAMVKWEQKGVKPEGDDVLTPSIVADPQYGCKFTDNTPSVDDSRALLATRAALPQCAPR comes from the coding sequence ATGAAAACGCAGCTTGCACCCTGCACGTCCCGCCGCTTTGCCGCGCGGGTAGTACCGTCACTCACCGCCGTCCTGGCGCTGTCCGCCTGTGGTGGAGACGACGACGATGCTGTCGCACCGCCGCTGGCGACCACGCCGCCGGTTGCCATCCAGCCCGAACCACTCCGCCCGCAAGACGGGCGCACCTATGCGGTCATCGAAAGCAACCTGCCATTTAACAGCATGGCGAATGCGCCGGAGACCGACCGCTGGTGGGGCGTGCTGAACAAGGCCGGTTACCAGATCGAAGTGCCGAAAAACTGGAACGGCATGCTGGTCATGTACGCCCACGGCTATGGCGGCACGGGCCCGTCGCTGGAAGTGGCGCCGCCAGCGCTGCGCCGCCACCTGATCGGCCAGGGCTATGCGTGGGCCGCATCGAGCTACAGCACGAACTACTACGACGTGCGCGCCGGCGTCGAAGACACGAACGCGCTGGCGCTGGCTTTCCGTGACATCGCCGGCAAGAACGGCCGCACGCTGGCAGCGCCGAGCAAAACGTACATCATTGGTAATTCGATGGGTGGCCATGTCACGGCGGCTGCGGTGGATGAGGAAAACATCGAGACGGCCATCAACAAGATCCGCTACCACGGTGCGGTGCCGATGTGCGGCGTGCTGGGCGACACGGAGCTCTACGATTATTTTGCCGCCTATCAGACTGCCGCCATGGTGGAGGCCGGCATGCCGGCCACGCGCTGGCCGCCGGCCGACTGGGCGAGCATTGGCCCGCAGGTGCGGGCGAAGATGTTCTCCAGCTTCCCGGGTGGCAGCACGCCCACTGCGCCGGCCGTGCCGACCGCGCAAGGCCTGCGATTGAAGCAGATCGTTGCCAGCCTCAGTGGCGGCACGCGTCCACTGTTCGACTATGCCTATGCCAGCGCGTACCAGGCCACGGTCTGGGGCACGTTCGGGCGCGACGGCAAGATGCAGGGCATCCTTCTCGATGACGTCGTGACGACCAATGACATCTTCTTCCAGCTCGATGCCGACCCTGCCATCAGCGCCGACGAGGTCGCCTACAACGCGAGCATCTTCCGCGTGCCTGCCACATCGGGTGCGAACCGGCTGCGCCGCGACGGCTTGCGCTGGGTGCCCAAGACGAACGCCCGGATCACTGTGCCGGTGGTGACCATCCACACGCTGGGCGACCTGTACGTGCCGTTCAAGATGGAGCAGATCTACAAGCGCCGCGCCGATGCGCTGGGCACGTCGAACCTGCTGGTCCAGCGCGCCATCCGCGGGATCGCCCACTGCGACTTCACGATCGCCGAACAGGCATCCGCGTTCGACGCGATGGTCAAATGGGAGCAGAAGGGCGTCAAGCCCGAGGGTGACGACGTGCTGACGCCGTCCATCGTGGCCGATCCTCAGTACGGCTGCAAATTCACCGACAACACGCCGTCGGTGGACGACAGCCGTGCGTTGCTGGCCACGCGGGCCGCGTTGCCGCAGTGCGCGCCGCGCTGA
- a CDS encoding undecaprenyl-phosphate glucose phosphotransferase, with translation MKNLDPATVVGEHDKHRSLDAAGELGSLLKKSSAQSSARYWLPFFINLLKIADIAVLLLAGFGGFFVRFGFDARLTTAGHLFIYLSTLVIIVSLHCAQAYREREILSLNALLSKLGLGFFGGLSLIMIVGYLSGTLPEFSRVWVATSACAWFVLLLANRLILTRMIYRARLANMLDESIIVVGANERAELIVNAIKRNSHANIRVLGVFDDRVERGIPESLRQHMLGSTCTMLDYIRTNPVDRVVVALPWLATERVEALLKKLRTVPVRIDLVPNNVVWQFPSINMERLAGVPVLTIANSRIGEQMGRLKRIEDLVISSILLALVSPVLAIIALAIKFDSPGPVIFKQRRHGFNNQEFEVWKFRSMKFDDCASAEVKQATRFDSRVTRVGSFLRRSSLDELPQLFNVLFGHMSIVGPRPHAIKHNLEFGAIISEYYARHNVKPGITGWAQVNGFRGETDTLDKMQRRVEHDLHYIEHWSLALDLKILVMTAFSVWFHKTAY, from the coding sequence ATGAAAAACCTCGACCCTGCTACCGTTGTTGGCGAACACGATAAACATCGATCGCTGGATGCCGCTGGCGAACTTGGGTCACTGCTCAAGAAGAGTAGTGCGCAATCGTCGGCTCGGTACTGGCTGCCGTTCTTCATCAATCTGCTTAAGATCGCCGACATCGCCGTCCTGCTGCTCGCCGGCTTTGGCGGCTTCTTCGTACGGTTCGGCTTCGATGCCAGACTGACGACGGCTGGCCACCTCTTTATTTACCTGAGCACGCTCGTCATCATTGTGTCGCTGCACTGCGCGCAGGCCTATCGCGAGCGCGAGATCCTGTCACTCAATGCCCTCCTGAGTAAGTTGGGTCTGGGCTTCTTCGGTGGTCTTTCGCTGATCATGATCGTCGGCTACCTGTCCGGTACCTTGCCGGAGTTTTCGCGCGTCTGGGTAGCAACCAGTGCCTGCGCCTGGTTCGTGCTGCTGCTTGCAAATCGCCTCATCCTCACACGGATGATTTACCGTGCGCGCTTGGCAAACATGCTCGACGAGTCGATCATCGTCGTCGGCGCCAACGAGCGCGCTGAACTGATTGTCAATGCGATCAAGCGAAACAGCCACGCGAACATCCGCGTGCTGGGCGTGTTCGACGACCGCGTCGAGCGGGGCATTCCGGAATCGCTGCGCCAGCACATGCTGGGTTCGACATGCACGATGCTCGATTACATCCGCACAAATCCCGTTGACCGTGTCGTGGTAGCGCTACCCTGGCTCGCGACCGAGCGTGTCGAAGCGTTGCTCAAGAAACTGCGCACAGTGCCTGTCAGGATTGACCTGGTGCCCAACAACGTCGTCTGGCAATTCCCGTCCATTAATATGGAACGCTTGGCAGGCGTTCCAGTCCTGACGATCGCCAACAGCCGCATCGGTGAGCAGATGGGCCGTCTGAAGCGGATCGAAGACCTCGTGATCTCCAGCATACTGCTCGCCCTGGTCAGCCCCGTGTTGGCAATCATCGCTCTCGCGATCAAGTTCGACAGTCCCGGCCCGGTCATATTCAAGCAGCGGCGCCATGGTTTCAACAATCAGGAATTCGAAGTCTGGAAGTTCCGCTCCATGAAGTTCGACGACTGCGCCAGCGCGGAAGTCAAGCAGGCAACGCGTTTCGACAGCCGGGTCACGCGTGTCGGCAGCTTCCTGCGCCGCAGCAGCCTGGACGAGCTGCCACAGCTTTTCAATGTGTTGTTCGGGCATATGTCGATCGTCGGTCCGCGGCCCCATGCGATCAAGCACAACCTGGAATTCGGCGCAATCATTTCGGAATACTACGCGCGTCACAACGTCAAGCCAGGCATCACAGGTTGGGCGCAAGTGAACGGATTTCGTGGAGAGACCGATACGCTGGACAAGATGCAGCGCCGTGTCGAGCACGACCTGCACTATATAGAGCACTGGTCACTCGCACTGGATTTGAAGATCCTCGTCATGACGGCATTTTCCGTCTGGTTCCACAAGACGGCGTATTGA
- the epsE gene encoding polysaccharide export protein EpsE produces MKRILLGMFAVVLAWSMGAARADEMVLGGGDVVKISVFGNPDLGVETRVSESGFITVPLVGQVAVGGLSSAAAEAKIASMLERGGFVKKPQVNLLITALTSQQVSVLGQVKNAGRYPIEGRRTVLDLLALAGGIGIDGGDIVTVVRTRDGKIYKEQVDTAELVRNTDMASNLDVQGGDTIFVERAPRFYIYGEVQRPGMLRLERQMTVLQALSAGGGLTPRGTERGLRIKRRDEFGKLQTIDVRGDDLLKPDDVVYVKESLF; encoded by the coding sequence ATGAAACGAATCTTGCTTGGTATGTTCGCTGTCGTTCTGGCGTGGAGCATGGGAGCGGCACGTGCCGATGAAATGGTGCTCGGCGGCGGCGACGTCGTCAAGATTTCCGTGTTTGGCAATCCTGATCTGGGCGTGGAGACACGTGTCAGTGAGTCGGGCTTCATCACCGTACCGCTGGTGGGGCAAGTTGCCGTTGGTGGATTGTCGAGCGCCGCTGCAGAAGCGAAAATTGCCTCCATGCTGGAGCGCGGCGGCTTCGTGAAGAAGCCGCAAGTCAACCTCCTGATCACGGCGCTGACCAGCCAGCAGGTATCGGTACTCGGTCAGGTCAAGAACGCCGGTCGCTATCCCATCGAAGGTCGCCGCACTGTACTTGACTTGCTGGCGCTTGCCGGCGGCATCGGCATTGATGGTGGCGACATCGTGACTGTGGTGCGCACGCGTGACGGCAAAATTTACAAGGAGCAGGTCGATACAGCGGAACTGGTCCGTAATACTGATATGGCATCGAATCTGGATGTGCAGGGTGGCGACACGATCTTCGTGGAGCGTGCGCCGCGCTTCTACATCTACGGCGAAGTCCAGAGACCGGGCATGCTGCGCCTTGAGCGTCAGATGACTGTTCTGCAGGCGCTGTCGGCCGGCGGCGGCCTGACCCCGCGCGGTACCGAGCGCGGCCTGCGCATCAAGCGCCGCGACGAATTTGGCAAGCTGCAGACCATTGATGTCAGGGGCGATGACCTGTTGAAGCCTGACGATGTCGTGTACGTCAAGGAAAGTTTGTTCTAA
- a CDS encoding DUF4337 domain-containing protein, which produces MSSALRPPGSRGGDGFAGRVAVLIAVLATIGTLFAFLGTSSHNDASLFKTTAAMEKTSAANAWAHYQAKSSRQNLAELAATLPGVDAGRYTQQAERYRLEKDVIRKEAERWEASSRDWNRRSEEALHRQRQWAAASVAQQIAISLAAITLLARRTWLLTLTGAVATFGITLGLFAFLEGTTTALSPVPLGAALAAALLTEGVRRAGRHLDS; this is translated from the coding sequence ATGAGCAGCGCGCTCCGCCCCCCTGGTTCGCGCGGCGGTGACGGCTTCGCCGGCCGCGTCGCTGTCCTGATCGCGGTGCTGGCCACGATCGGCACGCTGTTTGCCTTTCTCGGCACCTCGTCGCACAACGACGCGAGCCTGTTCAAGACGACGGCTGCAATGGAAAAGACCAGTGCGGCCAACGCCTGGGCCCATTACCAGGCCAAGTCGAGCCGCCAGAATCTGGCCGAACTGGCCGCCACGCTGCCCGGCGTCGATGCTGGCCGCTACACCCAGCAGGCCGAGCGCTATCGCCTCGAGAAAGACGTCATCCGCAAGGAAGCAGAGCGCTGGGAGGCGTCGTCGCGCGACTGGAACCGGCGCTCCGAAGAAGCGCTGCACCGCCAGCGCCAGTGGGCGGCAGCGTCGGTGGCGCAGCAGATCGCAATTTCACTGGCCGCGATCACGCTACTGGCGCGCCGCACGTGGCTGCTGACGCTGACCGGCGCCGTCGCCACCTTCGGCATCACGCTCGGTCTGTTCGCGTTTCTGGAAGGGACTACGACGGCATTGTCGCCCGTGCCGCTGGGCGCGGCGCTGGCTGCCGCGCTGCTGACCGAGGGGGTTAGGCGCGCCGGGCGCCATCTGGACAGCTAG
- a CDS encoding dCTP deaminase produces the protein MTIKSDNWIRRMAQSTGMIEPFEPQQVREQDGRRIISFGTSSYGYDIRCADEFKVFTNINSTIVDPKNFDSNSFVDIKSDVCIIPPNSFALARTIEYFRIPRNVLTICLGKSTYARCGIIVNVTPFEPEWEGYVTLEFSNTTPLPAKIYAGEGCAQVLFFESDEVCETSYKDRDGKYQGQIGVTLPKA, from the coding sequence ATGACTATCAAGAGCGACAACTGGATCCGCCGCATGGCGCAAAGCACTGGCATGATCGAGCCATTCGAGCCGCAGCAGGTGCGCGAGCAGGATGGCCGCCGGATCATCTCGTTCGGCACCTCGTCGTACGGCTATGACATCCGCTGCGCCGATGAATTCAAGGTCTTCACCAACATCAACAGCACGATCGTCGACCCGAAGAACTTCGACTCGAACTCGTTCGTCGACATCAAGAGCGACGTCTGCATCATCCCGCCGAATTCGTTCGCGCTGGCGCGCACGATCGAATACTTCCGCATCCCGCGCAACGTGCTGACGATCTGCCTGGGCAAATCGACCTACGCGCGCTGCGGCATCATCGTCAATGTCACCCCGTTTGAACCCGAATGGGAAGGCTACGTGACGCTCGAGTTCTCGAACACGACGCCGCTGCCCGCGAAGATCTACGCGGGCGAAGGTTGCGCGCAGGTGCTGTTCTTCGAAAGCGATGAAGTCTGCGAAACGTCGTACAAGGACCGTGACGGCAAGTACCAGGGCCAGATCGGCGTGACACTGCCGAAAGCCTGA
- the epsF gene encoding chain length determinant protein EpsF yields the protein MNPTVLLLALRARYKIILLTLAMTILGAVVISLIQPKKYVAGVSMVVNYKGVDPVTGLSAPAQLMPGYIATQVDIIRSKSVALKVVDDLKLASGPGVQANFEAATGGRGTLRDWLAESLLGSLDVVPARESSVLTINVRGTDPQYVSMVANAFANAYLDVSVQLKTDPVQRASGYITSQIKTLRDRYETAQARLSKYQKDNDIYSADNRLDVETTRLNELSNQLVTVQSQSMDADSRRRQVENNAGNSPDVMNNPLIQNLQGSLSLAEAKFADTAQRLSPNHPQYMAAKSEVDKLRSNLQAQMRISSGSVIASADISQRREGELRAAVAAQKAKVQTLNGARDSFNLLTNEVENARRAYESASARLNLISLEGESKQADIAVLTAATPPLHASGPRLLLSIALALVVGTVLGLGAVLVLELLDARVRSASHLVSAFDLPLLGVIKKPRAASRRNVSPGSSGSGRAGKLGRSAIPAPRPNV from the coding sequence ATGAATCCAACTGTGTTGTTACTCGCCTTGCGCGCCCGCTACAAGATCATCCTGCTCACGCTGGCCATGACTATTCTTGGCGCCGTGGTGATCAGTCTGATCCAGCCCAAGAAGTACGTGGCAGGCGTGTCGATGGTCGTCAATTACAAGGGAGTCGATCCGGTAACCGGGCTGAGCGCGCCAGCACAGCTGATGCCTGGATATATTGCGACCCAAGTCGATATCATCCGAAGCAAGAGTGTCGCTCTAAAAGTCGTCGATGATCTCAAACTGGCCAGCGGCCCCGGTGTGCAAGCCAATTTCGAGGCGGCGACTGGCGGGCGTGGTACCCTGCGCGACTGGCTGGCCGAGTCGCTGCTAGGTAGCCTGGACGTGGTGCCAGCACGCGAGAGCAGTGTCTTGACGATCAACGTTCGCGGCACTGATCCGCAATATGTGTCGATGGTGGCCAATGCCTTTGCGAACGCGTATCTCGACGTCAGTGTGCAGCTCAAGACCGATCCGGTGCAACGGGCCAGCGGTTACATTACGTCCCAGATCAAGACCCTGCGCGACCGCTATGAAACGGCACAGGCGCGTCTGTCCAAGTACCAGAAGGACAACGACATTTACAGCGCTGACAACCGACTGGATGTTGAGACGACACGTCTGAACGAACTGTCGAACCAGCTCGTCACGGTCCAGAGCCAGAGCATGGATGCAGATTCACGCCGCCGGCAGGTTGAAAACAACGCCGGCAATTCGCCCGACGTGATGAACAATCCGTTGATCCAGAATCTTCAAGGCAGCCTGTCGCTGGCCGAAGCCAAGTTTGCCGACACCGCACAGCGTTTGTCGCCGAATCATCCTCAATACATGGCCGCCAAATCGGAAGTGGACAAACTGCGCTCGAACTTGCAGGCGCAGATGCGCATCTCGTCCGGCAGCGTCATCGCTTCCGCCGACATCAGCCAGCGCCGTGAAGGCGAATTACGCGCCGCAGTGGCGGCGCAGAAGGCGAAAGTGCAAACCCTGAACGGCGCGCGCGATTCCTTCAACCTGTTGACCAACGAAGTGGAAAATGCGCGCCGCGCTTACGAGTCGGCAAGTGCCCGCCTGAACCTGATCAGTCTGGAAGGCGAGTCCAAGCAGGCCGATATCGCCGTGCTGACGGCGGCCACGCCGCCGCTGCATGCATCTGGTCCACGTCTGTTGCTGAGTATTGCCCTGGCGCTCGTCGTCGGCACCGTTCTTGGCCTGGGTGCTGTCCTGGTCCTGGAACTGCTGGACGCGCGCGTGCGATCGGCGTCGCATCTGGTCAGCGCGTTCGATCTGCCGCTGCTCGGCGTGATCAAGAAGCCCCGTGCAGCATCCCGCAGGAACGTATCCCCAGGATCGTCGGGCAGCGGTCGCGCGGGCAAACTGGGGCGCTCGGCAATCCCGGCGCCTC
- a CDS encoding arginine/lysine/ornithine decarboxylase: MKFRFPIVIIDEDFRSENTSGLGIRALAAAMEQEGMEVVGVTSYGDLSQFAQQQSRASAFVLSIDDEEFGSGSLEDTDSALVGLRAFVKEIRHKNADIPIYIYGETRTSRHIPNDVLKELHGFIHMFEDTPEFVARHIIREAKAYLDSLAPPFFRALVNYAYDGSYSWHCPGHSGGVAFLKSPIGQMFHQFFGENMLRADVCNAVEELGQLLDHTGPIAKSERNAARIYGADHCYFVTNGTSTSNKMVWHSTVAPGDIVVVDRNCHKSILHSIIMCGAIPVFLMPTRNNLGIIGPIPLSEFTPESIARKIEANPFAREAVNKKPRILTITQSTYDGVVYNVETLREMLDGKIDTLHFDEAWLPHATFHDFYKNMHAIGQNRPRAKESMIFSTQSTHKLLAGLSQASQVLVRESQSVKLDQDAFNEAYLMHTSTSPQYSIIASCDVAAAMMEAPGGTALVEESILEALDFRRAMKKVDQDFGTDWWFQVWGPDKFSEEGIGTQDDWMIRAEESWHGFGDLAPGFNMLDPIKATIVTPGLNLSGQFGETGIPASIVTKYLAEHGVIIEKCGLYSFFIMFTIGITKGRWNTLVTALQQFKDDYDRNAQMWRAMPQFAAANPRYEMHGLRDLCTEIHTFYKSHDVARLTTEMYLSDMIPAMKPSDAFAHMAHRKIERVAIDELEGRITAILLTPYPPGIPLLIPGERFNRTIVDYLRFARDFNERFPGFETDVHGLVKREVDGKRGYFVDCVQQDD, translated from the coding sequence ATGAAATTTCGTTTCCCCATCGTCATCATCGACGAGGACTTCCGCTCGGAGAACACCTCCGGCCTTGGCATTCGCGCCCTCGCGGCAGCGATGGAACAAGAAGGCATGGAGGTCGTTGGCGTGACCAGCTATGGCGACCTGTCCCAGTTCGCCCAGCAGCAGTCGCGCGCATCGGCATTCGTGCTGTCGATCGATGACGAGGAATTCGGCAGCGGCTCGCTGGAAGACACCGATTCGGCGCTGGTCGGCCTGCGCGCCTTCGTCAAGGAAATCCGCCACAAGAACGCGGACATCCCGATCTATATCTATGGCGAAACCCGCACCAGCCGCCACATCCCGAACGATGTGCTCAAGGAGCTGCACGGCTTCATTCACATGTTCGAAGACACGCCCGAATTCGTCGCGCGTCACATCATCCGCGAAGCCAAGGCGTATCTGGACAGCCTGGCGCCGCCATTCTTCCGCGCGCTGGTGAACTACGCCTACGACGGTTCGTATTCATGGCATTGCCCTGGCCACTCGGGCGGCGTCGCCTTCCTGAAGTCGCCGATCGGCCAGATGTTCCACCAGTTCTTCGGTGAGAACATGCTGCGCGCCGACGTCTGCAACGCGGTCGAGGAACTCGGCCAGCTGCTGGACCACACGGGCCCGATCGCCAAGTCCGAACGCAACGCCGCGCGCATCTATGGCGCCGACCATTGCTACTTCGTGACCAACGGCACCTCGACCTCGAACAAGATGGTCTGGCACTCGACCGTCGCGCCGGGCGACATCGTCGTCGTCGACCGCAACTGCCACAAGTCGATCCTGCACTCGATCATCATGTGCGGCGCGATTCCCGTGTTCCTGATGCCAACCCGGAACAACCTAGGCATCATCGGTCCGATCCCGCTGTCCGAATTCACGCCCGAATCGATTGCCCGCAAGATCGAAGCCAATCCGTTCGCGCGCGAAGCCGTCAACAAGAAGCCGCGCATCCTGACCATCACCCAGTCGACCTACGACGGCGTGGTCTACAACGTCGAGACGCTGCGCGAAATGCTGGACGGTAAAATCGACACGCTGCACTTCGACGAAGCGTGGCTGCCGCACGCGACGTTCCACGACTTCTACAAGAACATGCACGCGATCGGCCAGAACCGTCCGCGCGCGAAAGAGTCGATGATCTTCTCGACCCAGTCGACGCACAAGCTGCTGGCCGGCCTGTCACAGGCTTCGCAAGTGCTGGTGCGCGAATCGCAGTCGGTCAAGCTCGACCAGGACGCCTTCAACGAAGCGTACCTGATGCACACGTCGACCTCGCCGCAGTACTCGATCATCGCTTCGTGCGACGTCGCCGCTGCGATGATGGAAGCGCCAGGCGGCACCGCGCTGGTCGAAGAGTCGATCCTGGAAGCGCTGGACTTCCGCCGCGCGATGAAGAAGGTCGATCAGGACTTCGGCACCGACTGGTGGTTCCAGGTCTGGGGTCCGGACAAGTTCTCGGAAGAAGGCATCGGCACGCAGGACGACTGGATGATCCGCGCCGAAGAATCGTGGCACGGTTTTGGCGACCTGGCCCCGGGCTTCAATATGCTCGACCCGATCAAGGCGACCATCGTCACGCCGGGCCTGAACCTGTCGGGCCAGTTCGGCGAGACCGGCATCCCGGCCTCGATCGTCACCAAGTACCTGGCCGAACACGGCGTCATCATCGAGAAGTGCGGCCTGTACTCGTTCTTCATCATGTTTACGATCGGGATCACCAAGGGCCGCTGGAACACGCTGGTCACGGCGCTGCAGCAGTTCAAGGACGATTACGACCGCAACGCGCAGATGTGGCGTGCGATGCCGCAGTTCGCCGCGGCCAACCCGCGCTACGAAATGCACGGCCTGCGCGACCTGTGCACCGAGATCCACACGTTCTACAAGTCGCACGACGTGGCGCGCCTGACGACCGAGATGTACCTGTCGGACATGATCCCGGCGATGAAGCCGTCGGACGCGTTCGCGCACATGGCACACCGCAAGATCGAGCGCGTGGCAATCGACGAACTCGAAGGCCGCATCACCGCGATCCTGCTGACGCCGTACCCGCCGGGCATCCCGCTGCTGATCCCGGGCGAGCGCTTCAACCGCACGATCGTCGATTACCTGCGCTTTGCACGTGACTTCAACGAGCGCTTCCCGGGCTTCGAGACCGACGTGCACGGCCTGGTCAAGCGTGAAGTCGATGGCAAGCGCGGCTACTTCGTCGACTGCGTGCAGCAGGACGACTGA
- a CDS encoding dihydrofolate reductase: MTAHLTLVVAIDRDNGIGIDNRMPWHLPNDLAHFKRVTLGKPVIMGRKTFDSIGRPLPGRRNIVITRNADWSHDGAERAPSLDAAIALLDGAPASIIGGAQIFNAAIDQADAMIVTHIDHRFTCDTFFPPIDPAVWIETARETHHQPQRDDAPGFDYAYVTYQRSASKGAP, translated from the coding sequence ATGACCGCGCACCTGACCCTGGTCGTTGCCATCGACCGGGACAATGGCATCGGTATCGACAACCGCATGCCATGGCACCTGCCGAACGACCTCGCACACTTCAAGCGCGTCACGCTCGGCAAACCGGTGATCATGGGCCGCAAGACGTTCGACTCGATCGGCCGCCCGCTGCCGGGCCGGCGCAATATCGTCATTACGCGCAATGCCGACTGGTCGCATGACGGCGCCGAGCGCGCCCCATCGCTCGATGCCGCCATCGCGCTGCTGGACGGTGCGCCAGCCAGCATCATCGGGGGCGCGCAGATCTTCAATGCCGCAATCGACCAGGCCGACGCCATGATCGTTACGCACATCGATCACCGCTTCACCTGCGACACGTTCTTCCCGCCGATCGACCCTGCCGTGTGGATAGAGACCGCGCGCGAGACGCACCATCAGCCGCAGCGCGACGACGCGCCCGGATTCGATTACGCCTACGTCACTTACCAACGCAGCGCCAGCAAGGGCGCGCCATGA